The Serratia rhizosphaerae genome has a segment encoding these proteins:
- the potA gene encoding spermidine/putrescine ABC transporter ATP-binding protein PotA, with translation MTEKSSLKPLVELKALSKGFDGKTIISDLDLTINHGEFLTILGPSGCGKTTVLRLIAGLEDVDSGQIVLDGLDITDIPAEHRHVNTVFQSYALFPHMTVFDNVAFGLRMQKTPATEITPRVEEALRMVQLETFAQRRPSQLSGGQQQRVAIARAVVNKPKVLLLDESLSALDYKLRKQMQNELKALQRKLGITFVFVTHDQEEALTMSDRIVVMREGRIEQDGTPREIYEEPRNLFVASFIGEINIFDATVLQRIDAQRVRANVEGRECDIYASLPVSAGQRLKVLLRPEDLRVEEINGAEQVDGLIGYVRERNYKGMTLDSVVELENGKMVMVSEFFNEDDPDVDHSLNQKMAVTWVESWEVVLADEDLA, from the coding sequence ATGACTGAGAAATCCTCTCTGAAGCCACTTGTTGAATTGAAAGCGTTAAGCAAAGGATTCGACGGCAAAACCATCATCAGCGATCTTGACCTCACCATTAATCACGGCGAGTTTTTGACGATCCTCGGCCCCTCCGGCTGCGGCAAAACCACCGTGTTGCGCCTGATCGCCGGTCTGGAAGATGTCGACAGCGGCCAGATCGTGCTCGACGGTCTGGATATTACCGACATTCCGGCCGAACACCGCCACGTCAATACCGTTTTCCAGAGCTACGCGCTGTTCCCGCACATGACGGTGTTTGACAACGTCGCCTTCGGCCTACGGATGCAGAAAACGCCGGCGACGGAGATTACCCCGCGGGTGGAAGAAGCGCTGCGCATGGTGCAGTTGGAAACCTTTGCACAGCGGCGTCCCAGCCAGCTGTCCGGCGGTCAGCAGCAGCGCGTCGCCATCGCCCGCGCGGTGGTGAATAAACCCAAGGTTCTGCTGCTGGACGAGTCACTGTCGGCGCTGGACTATAAGCTGCGCAAACAGATGCAGAACGAGCTGAAGGCGCTGCAGCGCAAGCTCGGCATCACCTTTGTCTTCGTCACCCACGATCAGGAAGAGGCGCTGACCATGTCGGACCGCATCGTGGTGATGCGCGAAGGCCGCATTGAGCAGGACGGCACGCCGCGCGAGATCTACGAAGAGCCGCGCAACCTGTTCGTCGCCAGCTTTATCGGCGAGATTAATATCTTTGACGCCACCGTACTGCAGCGCATCGACGCGCAGCGGGTGCGCGCCAACGTCGAAGGGCGCGAATGCGATATCTACGCCAGCCTGCCGGTCAGCGCCGGCCAGCGCCTGAAAGTGCTGCTGCGGCCGGAGGATCTGCGCGTTGAGGAGATCAACGGCGCCGAGCAGGTCGACGGCCTGATCGGCTATGTGCGGGAACGTAACTACAAGGGAATGACGCTGGACTCGGTCGTCGAGCTGGAAAACGGCAAGATGGTCATGGTTAGCGAATTCTTTAACGAAGACGATCCGGACGTCGACCACTCGCTGAATCAGAAAATGGCGGTGACCTGGGTTGAAAGCTGGGAGGTGGTGCTGGCCGATGAAGACCTCGCGTAA
- the potB gene encoding spermidine/putrescine ABC transporter permease PotB, whose amino-acid sequence MKTSRKLFQNVVITGVVAWLVLFVFMPNLMIIGTSFLTRDDANLIQMVFTLDNYTRLFDPLYAEVLLHSLNMAVIATLCCLVIGYPFAFILARLPQKVRPLLLFLLIVPFWTNSLIRIYGLKLFLSTRGYLNDFLLWLGVIDKPFRIMYTSEAVVLGLIYILLPFMVMPLYSSIEKLDKSCLEAARDLGASKLQTFIRIIVPLTMPGIIAGCLLVILPAMGLFFVADLMGGAKNLLIGNVIKSQFLNIRDWPFGAATSICLTLVMGLMLLVYYRAAKLLNKKVELE is encoded by the coding sequence ATGAAGACCTCGCGTAAACTGTTCCAGAATGTGGTGATTACCGGGGTAGTCGCCTGGCTGGTGCTGTTCGTGTTTATGCCGAACCTGATGATTATCGGCACCAGCTTCCTGACCCGCGACGACGCCAATCTGATTCAGATGGTGTTCACGCTGGATAACTACACCCGGCTGTTCGATCCGCTGTACGCCGAAGTGCTGCTGCACTCGCTGAATATGGCGGTGATCGCCACCCTGTGCTGCCTGGTGATCGGCTATCCGTTCGCCTTTATTCTGGCGCGCCTGCCGCAGAAGGTGCGGCCGCTGCTGCTGTTTCTGCTGATCGTCCCCTTCTGGACCAACTCGCTGATCCGTATCTACGGCCTGAAGCTGTTCCTCAGCACCCGCGGCTATCTGAACGATTTCCTGCTGTGGCTGGGGGTAATCGACAAACCGTTTCGCATCATGTACACCTCCGAAGCGGTGGTGCTGGGCCTGATTTATATTCTGCTGCCGTTTATGGTGATGCCGCTCTATTCCAGCATTGAGAAGCTGGATAAATCCTGTCTGGAAGCGGCGCGCGATCTCGGCGCCAGCAAGCTGCAGACCTTTATCCGCATCATCGTGCCGCTGACCATGCCCGGCATTATCGCCGGCTGCCTGCTGGTGATCCTGCCGGCAATGGGGCTGTTCTTCGTTGCGGACCTGATGGGCGGCGCGAAAAACCTGCTGATCGGCAACGTGATCAAGAGCCAGTTCCTGAATATTCGCGACTGGCCGTTTGGCGCTGCCACCAGCATCTGCCTGACGCTGGTCATGGGCCTGATGCTGCTGGTGTACTACCGCGCGGCGAAGCTGCTGAACAAGAAGGTGGAACTGGAATGA
- the potD gene encoding spermidine/putrescine ABC transporter substrate-binding protein PotD produces the protein MKKWSHLLAAGMMALSIGSATAADDGKTLYFYNWTEYVPPGLLDQFTKETGIKVIYSTYESNESMYAKLKTYKDGAYDLVVPSTYFIAKMSKEGMLQKIDKSKLSNFKDLDPNLLNKPFDPNNDYSIPYIWGATAIGVNSDEIDPKTITSWADLWKPEYKSSLLLTDDAREVFQMALRKLGYSGNTTNPQEIEAAYNELKKLMPNVLAFNSDNPGNPFMEGEVNLGMVWNGSAFVARQAGTPLEIVWPKEGGIFWMDSLAIPANAKNVDGALKLINFLLRPEIAVQVAKTIGYPTPNLAAKKLLPPDIANDKSLYPDEAVIKNGEWQNDVGDASTLYETQFQKLKAGR, from the coding sequence ATGAAAAAGTGGTCACACCTGCTCGCAGCCGGGATGATGGCACTGAGCATCGGCTCTGCAACCGCCGCCGATGACGGCAAAACCCTCTATTTCTATAACTGGACTGAATATGTGCCGCCGGGCCTGCTCGATCAGTTCACCAAAGAAACGGGGATTAAGGTGATCTATTCCACCTATGAATCCAATGAAAGCATGTACGCCAAGCTGAAGACCTATAAAGACGGCGCGTACGATCTGGTGGTGCCTTCCACCTATTTCATCGCCAAGATGAGTAAGGAAGGCATGCTGCAGAAGATCGACAAGAGCAAGCTCAGCAACTTTAAGGATCTGGATCCCAACCTGCTGAACAAACCGTTCGATCCGAATAACGATTATTCCATCCCGTATATCTGGGGCGCCACCGCCATCGGCGTCAACAGCGACGAGATCGACCCGAAAACCATTACCTCATGGGCCGACCTGTGGAAGCCGGAGTACAAAAGCAGCCTGCTGCTGACCGATGACGCGCGCGAAGTGTTCCAGATGGCGCTGCGGAAACTGGGCTATTCCGGCAACACCACCAATCCGCAAGAGATTGAAGCCGCCTATAACGAGCTGAAAAAGCTGATGCCGAACGTGCTGGCCTTTAACTCCGACAACCCGGGCAACCCGTTTATGGAAGGGGAAGTCAACCTGGGCATGGTGTGGAACGGCTCGGCCTTTGTCGCCCGTCAGGCCGGCACGCCGCTGGAGATTGTCTGGCCGAAGGAAGGCGGTATTTTCTGGATGGACAGCCTGGCGATCCCGGCTAACGCCAAAAACGTCGACGGCGCGCTGAAGCTGATCAACTTCCTGCTGCGGCCGGAAATTGCCGTGCAGGTGGCGAAAACCATCGGTTACCCAACGCCGAATCTGGCCGCGAAAAAACTGCTGCCGCCGGACATTGCCAACGATAAGTCACTGTATCCGGACGAAGCAGTGATCAAAAACGGCGAATGGCAGAACGACGTCGGCGACGCCAGCACGCTGTACGAAACCCAATTCCAGAAGCTGAAGGCCGGCCGCTAA
- the potC gene encoding spermidine/putrescine ABC transporter permease PotC produces MIGRLLRGGFMTIIYAYLYIPIVILIVNSFNASRFGINWQGFTVDWYSTLLNNDSLLQAAGHSLTMAVLSATFATLIGSLTAVALYRYRFRGKPFVSGMLFVVMMSPDIVMAISLLVLFMLLGISLGFWSLLFSHITFCLPFVVVTVYSRLKGFDVKMLEAARDLGAGEVTILRKIILPLAMPAVAAGWLLSFTLSMDDVVVSSFVTGPSYEILPLKIYSMVKVGVSPEVNALATILLLMSLVLVLASQLILRDRNVK; encoded by the coding sequence ATGATCGGACGCCTGCTACGCGGTGGTTTTATGACCATCATTTACGCCTATTTATATATTCCGATCGTGATTCTGATCGTCAACTCGTTCAACGCATCGCGCTTTGGCATCAACTGGCAAGGGTTTACCGTCGACTGGTACTCGACCCTGCTCAACAACGACAGTCTGCTGCAGGCGGCGGGCCACTCGCTGACCATGGCGGTGCTGTCAGCCACCTTCGCCACGCTGATCGGCTCGCTGACCGCGGTGGCGCTGTACCGCTACCGCTTCCGCGGCAAGCCGTTCGTCAGCGGTATGCTGTTTGTGGTGATGATGTCGCCGGATATCGTGATGGCGATCTCCCTGCTGGTGCTGTTTATGCTACTGGGCATCTCGCTGGGCTTCTGGTCGCTGCTGTTTTCGCATATCACTTTCTGCCTGCCGTTTGTGGTGGTGACCGTCTACTCGCGGCTGAAAGGCTTCGACGTCAAAATGCTGGAAGCGGCGCGCGACCTCGGCGCCGGCGAGGTGACGATCCTGCGCAAAATCATCCTGCCGCTGGCGATGCCGGCCGTCGCCGCCGGCTGGCTGCTGAGCTTTACCCTGTCGATGGATGATGTGGTGGTGTCTTCGTTCGTCACCGGGCCGAGCTATGAGATCCTGCCGCTGAAGATCTATTCGATGGTCAAGGTCGGCGTCTCGCCGGAGGTCAACGCCCTCGCCACCATTCTGCTGCTGATGTCGCTGGTGCTGGTGCTCGCCAGCCAGCTGATCCTGCGCGATCGCAACGTCAAATAA
- a CDS encoding cytochrome P450, with translation MNNANDRTLRFNPASPSFNHHIYQIYQRMRQQQPLLRIGRTWVLTRYQDVSTALRAPQLSCTGIPRHLTAEFERLQCGLEPALAELVQNIALFQDNVTHRAHRKPLMALFGREPLAQLKQLAAGEIKRMIADLATTERLDVIAQLARPLWPRLFARWLNLSPQQCQVIEQEKESIRLLLDPSAIDRAGLEQLALALRRLNEVFSQLYQSCVNGHPSPFFSALAQGYGADSALLQRYFSTDCITILIGGSETTEALIGNLMQIVAQDERLQQLLRQHPQWIAQAVQETLRYESPLQMARRTVCQPWELHGRTLREQDAVLLCLGAANRDETQFHAAHQFNLHRDNSQRHLGFGGSAHLCAGQLLAKFQAENVCAALLRHFPRLKPSGTVEWQTDSLILRSLKSLPLALG, from the coding sequence GTGAATAACGCTAATGATAGAACCCTGCGCTTTAATCCTGCCTCGCCCTCATTTAATCATCATATCTATCAGATTTATCAGCGTATGCGTCAGCAGCAACCGCTACTGCGCATCGGCAGAACCTGGGTGCTGACGCGCTATCAGGATGTCAGCACCGCGCTGCGTGCCCCGCAATTAAGCTGCACCGGCATTCCGCGGCATTTGACGGCGGAATTTGAGCGTCTGCAATGTGGTCTGGAGCCGGCGTTGGCGGAGCTGGTGCAAAATATTGCGCTGTTTCAGGATAACGTTACGCACCGGGCACACCGCAAGCCACTGATGGCGCTGTTCGGCCGCGAACCGCTGGCGCAGCTCAAACAGCTGGCCGCCGGTGAAATCAAGCGAATGATCGCCGATCTGGCGACGACCGAACGTCTGGATGTGATTGCACAGCTGGCGCGCCCGCTGTGGCCGCGGCTGTTTGCCCGCTGGCTGAACCTTTCGCCGCAGCAGTGTCAGGTGATTGAACAGGAGAAAGAGAGCATCCGTCTGCTGCTCGATCCCAGCGCGATCGACCGGGCCGGGCTTGAACAACTGGCGTTGGCGCTGCGGCGGCTGAACGAAGTATTCAGTCAGCTCTATCAGAGCTGCGTCAACGGCCATCCTTCGCCGTTTTTTTCCGCCCTGGCGCAGGGCTATGGCGCCGACAGCGCGCTGTTGCAACGCTATTTCAGCACGGACTGCATCACCATCCTGATTGGCGGCAGTGAAACCACCGAGGCGTTGATCGGCAATCTGATGCAGATCGTCGCGCAGGATGAACGATTACAGCAGCTGCTGCGGCAGCATCCGCAGTGGATAGCGCAGGCGGTGCAGGAAACGCTGCGTTATGAATCGCCGTTGCAGATGGCGCGCCGCACCGTCTGCCAGCCGTGGGAGCTGCATGGGCGTACTCTGCGCGAGCAGGATGCGGTGTTGCTGTGTCTGGGGGCCGCCAACCGTGATGAAACACAGTTTCACGCAGCGCATCAGTTCAATTTGCACCGGGACAATAGCCAGCGCCATCTCGGATTTGGCGGCAGCGCGCATCTCTGTGCGGGGCAGTTGTTGGCGAAGTTTCAGGCGGAAAACGTGTGCGCCGCGCTGCTGCGCCATTTTCCGCGACTTAAACCGTCGGGGACGGTGGAGTGGCAAACGGACAGTTTGATTTTACGTTCGCTGAAGTCACTGCCGTTGGCACTGGGCTAA